Genomic DNA from Triticum dicoccoides isolate Atlit2015 ecotype Zavitan chromosome 4B, WEW_v2.0, whole genome shotgun sequence:
TACGTTCATAGATATGAGTGTaagtttttttgcatggtaatacatgtTTCATTTATAACATAAGGATCATAATACAAGCCATGTACATGTCGATCTGGCAAACTGAACAAATAACAGAATGCTAGCCTTTGCACAAAGGAACAACAaccaagaagtaaaattacaaacAAGACCGAAGAGACCTctaagcttgacaccaacgcctgTCACCTGCCTCTGACACCACCGCAACCGCCACCAAAGGGAATAATGACGGATCACCTccacacccgagctcgacgcgactCCATCACTGATAAAcaactttgcggacctccaaggtggctcgccaAAGGCGGAACCATTATCGTTGAACGAATTAGACGGGGCAacacccggacacgccatcgaactccagatctggtacCCCCACATGACTAAGACGTCGGAGGCGAAAACCATACCTGTCATCCACATACCACGAACCCAACACACGATCCATCATCTTCCAGATGCcaccgatgcagaccacaatctgcatccgctcctgaactacctcccaagctccgtgcCAACACTGGAGTGGACACCGTCGCAACGGCggtgcccgaggacacaggtccaccacaaggatgtcgccgccgccacaccatccttaCTTGAACATACTGGATTCCAGATTCATCCTCAACCATAGGACCAATCGACTCATTGGAGTAGGATCCGAAGAAATTTTTTTCAGCACCACCATCACCGTCGCCAAAGctaagacgatgaacaacctaaaaaacTAAGCTACTTTGATCTAAAACTATCCACACgtgtggatccggcgaccccctcaCCACCAACGACCGAGGTTGTCGGCGGAGGGGAGCCACCAAAGGACGGCCGCGGAGGAACTCCCTCGCAGCGGcacaggcgagatcgcctctttcttCGCTAGGAAGAAAGAACGATTAGAGCtgagtgtatgtgtgtatgtatgagTCTTAAAGAAAAACTCTAAGTAAAACAAATGTTCGGAAAAAAAACTCGAAAAAAACCCTCGCCCGCGCATGGTCTCGCCTGACCTGCCCAACATTTCACGTTTCTTCTCCTGGTCTAAAGTTTGCAGCAAGGTTTACGTTACCGCGCTCAGTTTCCAGCGTTGCGTCGGGGGCTGGCCAGATCCGTGATGTACGGCCGCGCAGCGCCCACCCCAACGCCCTTGTACGTCGTCCTCCACCCCCTGACCTTGCACTGCACCACTGGCTAATTACACTACGCAACGCAATGTCGGCTTGCAGCCCCCAATGCAACCCCCCCACTCATCAGACAGCACAGCAGATGAGTGGCATGATGGCGGCAGGGAGGAGCAGGATGCTCATCCCTCTCAGGCCACGGGCGCTCTCGCAGCAACGCACTCTCCTTGCCGGCCTCGCCGCCGCCTTCGCGGTCACCCTACTCTGCATCCTCCTCCTGCTCTCCTCCCttcccgccgcctcctcgccaccgCCCCGCCGGCGCCACGACATCGACACAACATCCAGGACCGCGCGTAGTCCTCCCGCTCATTGCGGCGCGATGAGCGCGAGCCTGGGGGAGTTCGGCGACATGATGGTGTCCATGCTCCCGAGGGACCTCGCCTTCACCGCCTTCGTGCCCTCGCCGGAGTCGTTCCGCCGCGTCCTCAGGCTGCGGCACAACGACAGCGCCGCGGGGCTGAAGGCCAGCGACGACACCTACGCCGTCATCTCTCGCGTGCTCGGCTTCTCCGCCGTGCCTCTGCGCCTGCGCTCCGGGGACGTGGCTCTGCGCGGGACGGCGCGGCTGCTGGACCTGGACTCCGTGTCCGGACTGAAGGTGCACGCGTGGAGGGACGTGGACGGGGCTCTCGTCGTCAACGGCGTGCGGTCGGAGTGCGTCGATATCGTCAGGGACGAGACCGTGGTCCATGTCATGGCGGGGGTCCTCATGGACGCCGAGTTCGAGCGATCTCTTTCCCTTCAGAATTAGAGGATTGATGATCAACCACG
This window encodes:
- the LOC119292757 gene encoding uncharacterized protein LOC119292757, encoding MAAGRSRMLIPLRPRALSQQRTLLAGLAAAFAVTLLCILLLLSSLPAASSPPPRRRHDIDTTSRTARSPPAHCGAMSASLGEFGDMMVSMLPRDLAFTAFVPSPESFRRVLRLRHNDSAAGLKASDDTYAVISRVLGFSAVPLRLRSGDVALRGTARLLDLDSVSGLKVHAWRDVDGALVVNGVRSECVDIVRDETVVHVMAGVLMDAEFERSLSLQN